A stretch of Sebastes fasciatus isolate fSebFas1 chromosome 19, fSebFas1.pri, whole genome shotgun sequence DNA encodes these proteins:
- the nup54 gene encoding nucleoporin p54 isoform X8: MAFSFGGAAGNPAATLTAPGFGVATTTAAAPATGFSFGSTNTGGLFGNTQNKGFGFSSGLGAGTAAGTTGFGTGLGTTGLGGFGGFNIQQAQQQPGSLFGPQALQQGQAQPTQLYQQVTALSAPTLLGDERDSILAKWNQLQAYWGTGKGYYSNNNQPVDFNQENPFCRFKAVGYSCVPVSKDEDGLVVLILNKREADVRAQQQHLVETLHKVLGSNQTLTVNVDGVKALPNDQTEVIIYVVERSPNGTSKRIPATTLFSHVEQPNIKAQLTQIGVAMSVTRTELSPAQLKQLLQNAPAGVDPIIWEQAKEDNPEPEKLIPVPMVGFKELLRRLQIQEQMTKQHQTRVDIISSDISELQKNQATTVAKIAQYKRKLMDLSHRVLQVLIKQEIQRKSGYAIQVDEEHLRVQLDTIQSELNAPTQFKGRLNELMSQIRMQNHFGAVRSEERYSVDADLLREIKQHLKQQQDGLSHLISVIKDDLEDIKLIEHGLSDSGHMRGGILS, from the exons ATGGCGTTCAGTTTCGGCGGCGCCGCGGGTAACCCAGCAGCAA CTCTTACAGCCCCTGGTTTTGGGGTGGCCACAACCACTGCTGCTGCACCAGCCACAGGATTTAGTTTTGGCTCCACCAACACTG gAGGCCTGTTTGGTAACACGCAGAACAAAGGGTTTGGGTTCTCCTCTGGGCTTGGCGCTGGAACCGCTGCTGGGACAACAGGATTTGGAACTGGATTAGGAACAACTGGCCTCGGTGGGTTTGGAGGCTTTAATATCCAGCAAGCTCAGCAGCAGCCAG GAAGCTTGTTCGGCCCGCAGGCCCTGCAACAGGGTCAGGCTCAGCCCACCCAGCTTTACCAGCAGGTCACTGCTCTGTCAGCTCCCACCTTGTTAGGAGATGAGCGTGACTCCATCTTAGCCAAGTGGAACCAGTTGCAGGCTTACTGGGGCACTGGGAAAGGCTActacagcaacaacaaccaACCTGTTGACTTCAACCAGGAGAACCCATTCTGCAGGTTCAAG GCGGTGGGATATAGCTGCGTCCCAGTGAGTAAGGATGAGGATGGTTTGGTGGTCTTGATCCTCAATAAAAGGGAAGCTGATGTGCgagctcagcagcagcatctggTGGAGACCCTCCACAAAGTTCTGGGAAGCAACCAGACACTCACTGTCAATGTAGATGGCGTCAAAGCCCTACCCAATGACCA GACCGAGGTGATCATTTACGTGGTGGAGCGTTCTCCTAATGGCACCTCCAAGCGGATCCCCGCCACCACGCTCTTCAGTCATGTGGAGCAGCCCAACATCAAGGCCCAGCTCACACAGATCGGAGTGGCCATGTCCGTCACACGCACAGAGCTGTCTCCAGCACAGCTCAAACAGCTGCTGCAAAATGCACCTGCAG GAGTGGACCCCATCATTTGGGAGCAGGCTAAGGAGGACAACCCTGAACCAGAAAA ATTAATACCAGTGCCCATGGTGGGTTTTAAGGAGCTGCTTCGCCGGCTGCAGATCCAGGAGCAGATGACCAAACAGCATCAGACCAGAGTGGAT ATAATTTCCAGCGACATCAGTGAACTGCAGAAGAACCAGGCGACCACAGTGGCCAAGATTGCCCAGTACAAGAGGAAGTTGATGGATCTCTCTCACAGAGTGCTGCAG GTGCTAATCAAACAGGAGATTCAGAGAAAAAGTGGTTATGCTATCCAAGTGGATGAGGAGCACCTCAGGGTGCAGCTGGACACCATTCAGTCTGAGCTCAATGCCCCCACACAGTTCAAG GGTCGGTTGAATGAATTGATGTCCCAAATCCGGATGCAGAATCATTTCGGAGCTGTGAGATCAGAAGAGCGCTATAGTGTTGATGCAGACCTTCTCAGGGAAATCAAACAA CACTtgaaacagcagcaggacggttTAAGTCATTTGATCAGCGTTATCAAAGATGACTTGGAAGACATCAAACTCATAGAGCACGGGTTGAGTGACAGTGGACACATGAGAGGAGGCATCCTGAGCTGA
- the nup54 gene encoding nucleoporin p54 isoform X3, giving the protein MAFSFGGAAGNPAATSTAAFGFGPAATTTTASSGFGTLTAPGFGVATTTAAAPATGFSFGSTNTGFGGLGAGNTTAGAFGGFGTTTTTAAAPGSTFSFAAPANTAGGLFGNTQNKGFGFSSGLGAGTAAGTTGFGTGLGTTGLGGFGGFNIQQAQQQPGSLFGPQALQQGQAQPTQLYQQVTALSAPTLLGDERDSILAKWNQLQAYWGTGKGYYSNNNQPVDFNQENPFCRFKAVGYSCVPVSKDEDGLVVLILNKREADVRAQQQHLVETLHKVLGSNQTLTVNVDGVKALPNDQTEVIIYVVERSPNGTSKRIPATTLFSHVEQPNIKAQLTQIGVAMSVTRTELSPAQLKQLLQNAPAGVDPIIWEQAKEDNPEPEKLIPVPMVGFKELLRRLQIQEQMTKQHQTRVDIISSDISELQKNQATTVAKIAQYKRKLMDLSHRVLQVLIKQEIQRKSGYAIQVDEEHLRVQLDTIQSELNAPTQFKGRLNELMSQIRMQNHFGAVRSEERYSVDADLLREIKQHLKQQQDGLSHLISVIKDDLEDIKLIEHGLSDSGHMRGGILS; this is encoded by the exons ATGGCGTTCAGTTTCGGCGGCGCCGCGGGTAACCCAGCAGCAA CATCAACAGCAGCATTTGGCTTTGGCCCTgcagccaccaccaccaccgcctcATCCGGATTCGGCA CTCTTACAGCCCCTGGTTTTGGGGTGGCCACAACCACTGCTGCTGCACCAGCCACAGGATTTAGTTTTGGCTCCACCAACACTG GATTTGGGGGGCTGGGAGCTGGAAACACCACGGCTG GCGCGTTTGGTGGCTTTGGgacaactacaacaactgcCGCTGCACCGGGGTCCACATTTAGCTTTGCTGCTCCCGCCAACACTGCAG gAGGCCTGTTTGGTAACACGCAGAACAAAGGGTTTGGGTTCTCCTCTGGGCTTGGCGCTGGAACCGCTGCTGGGACAACAGGATTTGGAACTGGATTAGGAACAACTGGCCTCGGTGGGTTTGGAGGCTTTAATATCCAGCAAGCTCAGCAGCAGCCAG GAAGCTTGTTCGGCCCGCAGGCCCTGCAACAGGGTCAGGCTCAGCCCACCCAGCTTTACCAGCAGGTCACTGCTCTGTCAGCTCCCACCTTGTTAGGAGATGAGCGTGACTCCATCTTAGCCAAGTGGAACCAGTTGCAGGCTTACTGGGGCACTGGGAAAGGCTActacagcaacaacaaccaACCTGTTGACTTCAACCAGGAGAACCCATTCTGCAGGTTCAAG GCGGTGGGATATAGCTGCGTCCCAGTGAGTAAGGATGAGGATGGTTTGGTGGTCTTGATCCTCAATAAAAGGGAAGCTGATGTGCgagctcagcagcagcatctggTGGAGACCCTCCACAAAGTTCTGGGAAGCAACCAGACACTCACTGTCAATGTAGATGGCGTCAAAGCCCTACCCAATGACCA GACCGAGGTGATCATTTACGTGGTGGAGCGTTCTCCTAATGGCACCTCCAAGCGGATCCCCGCCACCACGCTCTTCAGTCATGTGGAGCAGCCCAACATCAAGGCCCAGCTCACACAGATCGGAGTGGCCATGTCCGTCACACGCACAGAGCTGTCTCCAGCACAGCTCAAACAGCTGCTGCAAAATGCACCTGCAG GAGTGGACCCCATCATTTGGGAGCAGGCTAAGGAGGACAACCCTGAACCAGAAAA ATTAATACCAGTGCCCATGGTGGGTTTTAAGGAGCTGCTTCGCCGGCTGCAGATCCAGGAGCAGATGACCAAACAGCATCAGACCAGAGTGGAT ATAATTTCCAGCGACATCAGTGAACTGCAGAAGAACCAGGCGACCACAGTGGCCAAGATTGCCCAGTACAAGAGGAAGTTGATGGATCTCTCTCACAGAGTGCTGCAG GTGCTAATCAAACAGGAGATTCAGAGAAAAAGTGGTTATGCTATCCAAGTGGATGAGGAGCACCTCAGGGTGCAGCTGGACACCATTCAGTCTGAGCTCAATGCCCCCACACAGTTCAAG GGTCGGTTGAATGAATTGATGTCCCAAATCCGGATGCAGAATCATTTCGGAGCTGTGAGATCAGAAGAGCGCTATAGTGTTGATGCAGACCTTCTCAGGGAAATCAAACAA CACTtgaaacagcagcaggacggttTAAGTCATTTGATCAGCGTTATCAAAGATGACTTGGAAGACATCAAACTCATAGAGCACGGGTTGAGTGACAGTGGACACATGAGAGGAGGCATCCTGAGCTGA
- the nup54 gene encoding nucleoporin p54 isoform X4, whose product MAFSFGGAAGNPAATSTAAFGFGPAATTTTASSGFGTLTAPGFGVATTTAAAPATGFSFGSTNTGAFGGFGTTTTTAAAPGSTFSFAAPANTAGGLFGNTQNKGFGFSSGLGAGTAAGTTGFGTGLGTTGLGGFGGFNIQQAQQQPGSLFGPQALQQGQAQPTQLYQQVTALSAPTLLGDERDSILAKWNQLQAYWGTGKGYYSNNNQPVDFNQENPFCRFKAVGYSCVPVSKDEDGLVVLILNKREADVRAQQQHLVETLHKVLGSNQTLTVNVDGVKALPNDQTEVIIYVVERSPNGTSKRIPATTLFSHVEQPNIKAQLTQIGVAMSVTRTELSPAQLKQLLQNAPAGVDPIIWEQAKEDNPEPEKLIPVPMVGFKELLRRLQIQEQMTKQHQTRVDIISSDISELQKNQATTVAKIAQYKRKLMDLSHRVLQVLIKQEIQRKSGYAIQVDEEHLRVQLDTIQSELNAPTQFKGRLNELMSQIRMQNHFGAVRSEERYSVDADLLREIKQHLKQQQDGLSHLISVIKDDLEDIKLIEHGLSDSGHMRGGILS is encoded by the exons ATGGCGTTCAGTTTCGGCGGCGCCGCGGGTAACCCAGCAGCAA CATCAACAGCAGCATTTGGCTTTGGCCCTgcagccaccaccaccaccgcctcATCCGGATTCGGCA CTCTTACAGCCCCTGGTTTTGGGGTGGCCACAACCACTGCTGCTGCACCAGCCACAGGATTTAGTTTTGGCTCCACCAACACTG GCGCGTTTGGTGGCTTTGGgacaactacaacaactgcCGCTGCACCGGGGTCCACATTTAGCTTTGCTGCTCCCGCCAACACTGCAG gAGGCCTGTTTGGTAACACGCAGAACAAAGGGTTTGGGTTCTCCTCTGGGCTTGGCGCTGGAACCGCTGCTGGGACAACAGGATTTGGAACTGGATTAGGAACAACTGGCCTCGGTGGGTTTGGAGGCTTTAATATCCAGCAAGCTCAGCAGCAGCCAG GAAGCTTGTTCGGCCCGCAGGCCCTGCAACAGGGTCAGGCTCAGCCCACCCAGCTTTACCAGCAGGTCACTGCTCTGTCAGCTCCCACCTTGTTAGGAGATGAGCGTGACTCCATCTTAGCCAAGTGGAACCAGTTGCAGGCTTACTGGGGCACTGGGAAAGGCTActacagcaacaacaaccaACCTGTTGACTTCAACCAGGAGAACCCATTCTGCAGGTTCAAG GCGGTGGGATATAGCTGCGTCCCAGTGAGTAAGGATGAGGATGGTTTGGTGGTCTTGATCCTCAATAAAAGGGAAGCTGATGTGCgagctcagcagcagcatctggTGGAGACCCTCCACAAAGTTCTGGGAAGCAACCAGACACTCACTGTCAATGTAGATGGCGTCAAAGCCCTACCCAATGACCA GACCGAGGTGATCATTTACGTGGTGGAGCGTTCTCCTAATGGCACCTCCAAGCGGATCCCCGCCACCACGCTCTTCAGTCATGTGGAGCAGCCCAACATCAAGGCCCAGCTCACACAGATCGGAGTGGCCATGTCCGTCACACGCACAGAGCTGTCTCCAGCACAGCTCAAACAGCTGCTGCAAAATGCACCTGCAG GAGTGGACCCCATCATTTGGGAGCAGGCTAAGGAGGACAACCCTGAACCAGAAAA ATTAATACCAGTGCCCATGGTGGGTTTTAAGGAGCTGCTTCGCCGGCTGCAGATCCAGGAGCAGATGACCAAACAGCATCAGACCAGAGTGGAT ATAATTTCCAGCGACATCAGTGAACTGCAGAAGAACCAGGCGACCACAGTGGCCAAGATTGCCCAGTACAAGAGGAAGTTGATGGATCTCTCTCACAGAGTGCTGCAG GTGCTAATCAAACAGGAGATTCAGAGAAAAAGTGGTTATGCTATCCAAGTGGATGAGGAGCACCTCAGGGTGCAGCTGGACACCATTCAGTCTGAGCTCAATGCCCCCACACAGTTCAAG GGTCGGTTGAATGAATTGATGTCCCAAATCCGGATGCAGAATCATTTCGGAGCTGTGAGATCAGAAGAGCGCTATAGTGTTGATGCAGACCTTCTCAGGGAAATCAAACAA CACTtgaaacagcagcaggacggttTAAGTCATTTGATCAGCGTTATCAAAGATGACTTGGAAGACATCAAACTCATAGAGCACGGGTTGAGTGACAGTGGACACATGAGAGGAGGCATCCTGAGCTGA
- the nup54 gene encoding nucleoporin p54 isoform X7 yields MAFSFGGAAGNPAATLTAPGFGVATTTAAAPATGFSFGSTNTGAFGGFGTTTTTAAAPGSTFSFAAPANTAGGLFGNTQNKGFGFSSGLGAGTAAGTTGFGTGLGTTGLGGFGGFNIQQAQQQPGSLFGPQALQQGQAQPTQLYQQVTALSAPTLLGDERDSILAKWNQLQAYWGTGKGYYSNNNQPVDFNQENPFCRFKAVGYSCVPVSKDEDGLVVLILNKREADVRAQQQHLVETLHKVLGSNQTLTVNVDGVKALPNDQTEVIIYVVERSPNGTSKRIPATTLFSHVEQPNIKAQLTQIGVAMSVTRTELSPAQLKQLLQNAPAGVDPIIWEQAKEDNPEPEKLIPVPMVGFKELLRRLQIQEQMTKQHQTRVDIISSDISELQKNQATTVAKIAQYKRKLMDLSHRVLQVLIKQEIQRKSGYAIQVDEEHLRVQLDTIQSELNAPTQFKGRLNELMSQIRMQNHFGAVRSEERYSVDADLLREIKQHLKQQQDGLSHLISVIKDDLEDIKLIEHGLSDSGHMRGGILS; encoded by the exons ATGGCGTTCAGTTTCGGCGGCGCCGCGGGTAACCCAGCAGCAA CTCTTACAGCCCCTGGTTTTGGGGTGGCCACAACCACTGCTGCTGCACCAGCCACAGGATTTAGTTTTGGCTCCACCAACACTG GCGCGTTTGGTGGCTTTGGgacaactacaacaactgcCGCTGCACCGGGGTCCACATTTAGCTTTGCTGCTCCCGCCAACACTGCAG gAGGCCTGTTTGGTAACACGCAGAACAAAGGGTTTGGGTTCTCCTCTGGGCTTGGCGCTGGAACCGCTGCTGGGACAACAGGATTTGGAACTGGATTAGGAACAACTGGCCTCGGTGGGTTTGGAGGCTTTAATATCCAGCAAGCTCAGCAGCAGCCAG GAAGCTTGTTCGGCCCGCAGGCCCTGCAACAGGGTCAGGCTCAGCCCACCCAGCTTTACCAGCAGGTCACTGCTCTGTCAGCTCCCACCTTGTTAGGAGATGAGCGTGACTCCATCTTAGCCAAGTGGAACCAGTTGCAGGCTTACTGGGGCACTGGGAAAGGCTActacagcaacaacaaccaACCTGTTGACTTCAACCAGGAGAACCCATTCTGCAGGTTCAAG GCGGTGGGATATAGCTGCGTCCCAGTGAGTAAGGATGAGGATGGTTTGGTGGTCTTGATCCTCAATAAAAGGGAAGCTGATGTGCgagctcagcagcagcatctggTGGAGACCCTCCACAAAGTTCTGGGAAGCAACCAGACACTCACTGTCAATGTAGATGGCGTCAAAGCCCTACCCAATGACCA GACCGAGGTGATCATTTACGTGGTGGAGCGTTCTCCTAATGGCACCTCCAAGCGGATCCCCGCCACCACGCTCTTCAGTCATGTGGAGCAGCCCAACATCAAGGCCCAGCTCACACAGATCGGAGTGGCCATGTCCGTCACACGCACAGAGCTGTCTCCAGCACAGCTCAAACAGCTGCTGCAAAATGCACCTGCAG GAGTGGACCCCATCATTTGGGAGCAGGCTAAGGAGGACAACCCTGAACCAGAAAA ATTAATACCAGTGCCCATGGTGGGTTTTAAGGAGCTGCTTCGCCGGCTGCAGATCCAGGAGCAGATGACCAAACAGCATCAGACCAGAGTGGAT ATAATTTCCAGCGACATCAGTGAACTGCAGAAGAACCAGGCGACCACAGTGGCCAAGATTGCCCAGTACAAGAGGAAGTTGATGGATCTCTCTCACAGAGTGCTGCAG GTGCTAATCAAACAGGAGATTCAGAGAAAAAGTGGTTATGCTATCCAAGTGGATGAGGAGCACCTCAGGGTGCAGCTGGACACCATTCAGTCTGAGCTCAATGCCCCCACACAGTTCAAG GGTCGGTTGAATGAATTGATGTCCCAAATCCGGATGCAGAATCATTTCGGAGCTGTGAGATCAGAAGAGCGCTATAGTGTTGATGCAGACCTTCTCAGGGAAATCAAACAA CACTtgaaacagcagcaggacggttTAAGTCATTTGATCAGCGTTATCAAAGATGACTTGGAAGACATCAAACTCATAGAGCACGGGTTGAGTGACAGTGGACACATGAGAGGAGGCATCCTGAGCTGA
- the nup54 gene encoding nucleoporin p54 isoform X2 — MAFSFGGAAGNPAASTSGFSFGSFGAKPTASTAAFGFGPAATTTTASSGFGTLTAPGFGVATTTAAAPATGFSFGSTNTGAFGGFGTTTTTAAAPGSTFSFAAPANTAGGLFGNTQNKGFGFSSGLGAGTAAGTTGFGTGLGTTGLGGFGGFNIQQAQQQPGSLFGPQALQQGQAQPTQLYQQVTALSAPTLLGDERDSILAKWNQLQAYWGTGKGYYSNNNQPVDFNQENPFCRFKAVGYSCVPVSKDEDGLVVLILNKREADVRAQQQHLVETLHKVLGSNQTLTVNVDGVKALPNDQTEVIIYVVERSPNGTSKRIPATTLFSHVEQPNIKAQLTQIGVAMSVTRTELSPAQLKQLLQNAPAGVDPIIWEQAKEDNPEPEKLIPVPMVGFKELLRRLQIQEQMTKQHQTRVDIISSDISELQKNQATTVAKIAQYKRKLMDLSHRVLQVLIKQEIQRKSGYAIQVDEEHLRVQLDTIQSELNAPTQFKGRLNELMSQIRMQNHFGAVRSEERYSVDADLLREIKQHLKQQQDGLSHLISVIKDDLEDIKLIEHGLSDSGHMRGGILS, encoded by the exons ATGGCGTTCAGTTTCGGCGGCGCCGCGGGTAACCCAGCAGCAA GCACGTCCGGGTTTTCATTCGGTTCATTTGGTGCCAAACCCACAGCATCAACAGCAGCATTTGGCTTTGGCCCTgcagccaccaccaccaccgcctcATCCGGATTCGGCA CTCTTACAGCCCCTGGTTTTGGGGTGGCCACAACCACTGCTGCTGCACCAGCCACAGGATTTAGTTTTGGCTCCACCAACACTG GCGCGTTTGGTGGCTTTGGgacaactacaacaactgcCGCTGCACCGGGGTCCACATTTAGCTTTGCTGCTCCCGCCAACACTGCAG gAGGCCTGTTTGGTAACACGCAGAACAAAGGGTTTGGGTTCTCCTCTGGGCTTGGCGCTGGAACCGCTGCTGGGACAACAGGATTTGGAACTGGATTAGGAACAACTGGCCTCGGTGGGTTTGGAGGCTTTAATATCCAGCAAGCTCAGCAGCAGCCAG GAAGCTTGTTCGGCCCGCAGGCCCTGCAACAGGGTCAGGCTCAGCCCACCCAGCTTTACCAGCAGGTCACTGCTCTGTCAGCTCCCACCTTGTTAGGAGATGAGCGTGACTCCATCTTAGCCAAGTGGAACCAGTTGCAGGCTTACTGGGGCACTGGGAAAGGCTActacagcaacaacaaccaACCTGTTGACTTCAACCAGGAGAACCCATTCTGCAGGTTCAAG GCGGTGGGATATAGCTGCGTCCCAGTGAGTAAGGATGAGGATGGTTTGGTGGTCTTGATCCTCAATAAAAGGGAAGCTGATGTGCgagctcagcagcagcatctggTGGAGACCCTCCACAAAGTTCTGGGAAGCAACCAGACACTCACTGTCAATGTAGATGGCGTCAAAGCCCTACCCAATGACCA GACCGAGGTGATCATTTACGTGGTGGAGCGTTCTCCTAATGGCACCTCCAAGCGGATCCCCGCCACCACGCTCTTCAGTCATGTGGAGCAGCCCAACATCAAGGCCCAGCTCACACAGATCGGAGTGGCCATGTCCGTCACACGCACAGAGCTGTCTCCAGCACAGCTCAAACAGCTGCTGCAAAATGCACCTGCAG GAGTGGACCCCATCATTTGGGAGCAGGCTAAGGAGGACAACCCTGAACCAGAAAA ATTAATACCAGTGCCCATGGTGGGTTTTAAGGAGCTGCTTCGCCGGCTGCAGATCCAGGAGCAGATGACCAAACAGCATCAGACCAGAGTGGAT ATAATTTCCAGCGACATCAGTGAACTGCAGAAGAACCAGGCGACCACAGTGGCCAAGATTGCCCAGTACAAGAGGAAGTTGATGGATCTCTCTCACAGAGTGCTGCAG GTGCTAATCAAACAGGAGATTCAGAGAAAAAGTGGTTATGCTATCCAAGTGGATGAGGAGCACCTCAGGGTGCAGCTGGACACCATTCAGTCTGAGCTCAATGCCCCCACACAGTTCAAG GGTCGGTTGAATGAATTGATGTCCCAAATCCGGATGCAGAATCATTTCGGAGCTGTGAGATCAGAAGAGCGCTATAGTGTTGATGCAGACCTTCTCAGGGAAATCAAACAA CACTtgaaacagcagcaggacggttTAAGTCATTTGATCAGCGTTATCAAAGATGACTTGGAAGACATCAAACTCATAGAGCACGGGTTGAGTGACAGTGGACACATGAGAGGAGGCATCCTGAGCTGA
- the nup54 gene encoding nucleoporin p54 isoform X1, which yields MAFSFGGAAGNPAASTSGFSFGSFGAKPTASTAAFGFGPAATTTTASSGFGTLTAPGFGVATTTAAAPATGFSFGSTNTGFGGLGAGNTTAGAFGGFGTTTTTAAAPGSTFSFAAPANTAGGLFGNTQNKGFGFSSGLGAGTAAGTTGFGTGLGTTGLGGFGGFNIQQAQQQPGSLFGPQALQQGQAQPTQLYQQVTALSAPTLLGDERDSILAKWNQLQAYWGTGKGYYSNNNQPVDFNQENPFCRFKAVGYSCVPVSKDEDGLVVLILNKREADVRAQQQHLVETLHKVLGSNQTLTVNVDGVKALPNDQTEVIIYVVERSPNGTSKRIPATTLFSHVEQPNIKAQLTQIGVAMSVTRTELSPAQLKQLLQNAPAGVDPIIWEQAKEDNPEPEKLIPVPMVGFKELLRRLQIQEQMTKQHQTRVDIISSDISELQKNQATTVAKIAQYKRKLMDLSHRVLQVLIKQEIQRKSGYAIQVDEEHLRVQLDTIQSELNAPTQFKGRLNELMSQIRMQNHFGAVRSEERYSVDADLLREIKQHLKQQQDGLSHLISVIKDDLEDIKLIEHGLSDSGHMRGGILS from the exons ATGGCGTTCAGTTTCGGCGGCGCCGCGGGTAACCCAGCAGCAA GCACGTCCGGGTTTTCATTCGGTTCATTTGGTGCCAAACCCACAGCATCAACAGCAGCATTTGGCTTTGGCCCTgcagccaccaccaccaccgcctcATCCGGATTCGGCA CTCTTACAGCCCCTGGTTTTGGGGTGGCCACAACCACTGCTGCTGCACCAGCCACAGGATTTAGTTTTGGCTCCACCAACACTG GATTTGGGGGGCTGGGAGCTGGAAACACCACGGCTG GCGCGTTTGGTGGCTTTGGgacaactacaacaactgcCGCTGCACCGGGGTCCACATTTAGCTTTGCTGCTCCCGCCAACACTGCAG gAGGCCTGTTTGGTAACACGCAGAACAAAGGGTTTGGGTTCTCCTCTGGGCTTGGCGCTGGAACCGCTGCTGGGACAACAGGATTTGGAACTGGATTAGGAACAACTGGCCTCGGTGGGTTTGGAGGCTTTAATATCCAGCAAGCTCAGCAGCAGCCAG GAAGCTTGTTCGGCCCGCAGGCCCTGCAACAGGGTCAGGCTCAGCCCACCCAGCTTTACCAGCAGGTCACTGCTCTGTCAGCTCCCACCTTGTTAGGAGATGAGCGTGACTCCATCTTAGCCAAGTGGAACCAGTTGCAGGCTTACTGGGGCACTGGGAAAGGCTActacagcaacaacaaccaACCTGTTGACTTCAACCAGGAGAACCCATTCTGCAGGTTCAAG GCGGTGGGATATAGCTGCGTCCCAGTGAGTAAGGATGAGGATGGTTTGGTGGTCTTGATCCTCAATAAAAGGGAAGCTGATGTGCgagctcagcagcagcatctggTGGAGACCCTCCACAAAGTTCTGGGAAGCAACCAGACACTCACTGTCAATGTAGATGGCGTCAAAGCCCTACCCAATGACCA GACCGAGGTGATCATTTACGTGGTGGAGCGTTCTCCTAATGGCACCTCCAAGCGGATCCCCGCCACCACGCTCTTCAGTCATGTGGAGCAGCCCAACATCAAGGCCCAGCTCACACAGATCGGAGTGGCCATGTCCGTCACACGCACAGAGCTGTCTCCAGCACAGCTCAAACAGCTGCTGCAAAATGCACCTGCAG GAGTGGACCCCATCATTTGGGAGCAGGCTAAGGAGGACAACCCTGAACCAGAAAA ATTAATACCAGTGCCCATGGTGGGTTTTAAGGAGCTGCTTCGCCGGCTGCAGATCCAGGAGCAGATGACCAAACAGCATCAGACCAGAGTGGAT ATAATTTCCAGCGACATCAGTGAACTGCAGAAGAACCAGGCGACCACAGTGGCCAAGATTGCCCAGTACAAGAGGAAGTTGATGGATCTCTCTCACAGAGTGCTGCAG GTGCTAATCAAACAGGAGATTCAGAGAAAAAGTGGTTATGCTATCCAAGTGGATGAGGAGCACCTCAGGGTGCAGCTGGACACCATTCAGTCTGAGCTCAATGCCCCCACACAGTTCAAG GGTCGGTTGAATGAATTGATGTCCCAAATCCGGATGCAGAATCATTTCGGAGCTGTGAGATCAGAAGAGCGCTATAGTGTTGATGCAGACCTTCTCAGGGAAATCAAACAA CACTtgaaacagcagcaggacggttTAAGTCATTTGATCAGCGTTATCAAAGATGACTTGGAAGACATCAAACTCATAGAGCACGGGTTGAGTGACAGTGGACACATGAGAGGAGGCATCCTGAGCTGA